The Papilio machaon chromosome 25, ilPapMach1.1, whole genome shotgun sequence genome contains a region encoding:
- the LOC106721091 gene encoding adenine phosphoribosyltransferase, producing the protein MDNDFENKIKELKSKIQSYPDFPKQGILFWDIFSAISDGSTCKLLQSLLVQTIKQNFPEVEAVIGLEARGFLFSFSLAAELGVGCLPVRKKGKLPGVVESFKYDLEYGSDILEIQKNAIRPGLKCLIVDDLMATGGSITATANLLKTCGAEVIGCVVVMELVTLNGRNNIPDGIPVCSLIKYD; encoded by the exons ATGGATaatgattttgaaaataagataaaagagctaaaaagtaaaattcaaaGCTATCCCGATTTTCCTAAGCAAGGAATTTTATTCTG GGATATTTTTTCAGCGATATCAGATGGTTCAACATGCaagttattacaaagtttacttgtacaaacaattaaacaaaattttccgGAGGTAGAAGCTGTGATTGGTTTAGAGGCAAGAGGTTTCCTCTTCTCATTTTCTTTAGCAGCAGAACTTGGTGTTGGATGTTTACCTGTGAGGAAGAAGGGAAAGCTACCCGGTGTAGTTGAATCGTTCAAATATGATTTGGAATATGGTTCg GATATCCTAGAGATACAAAAGAATGCAATCCGTCCGGGACTAAAGTGCCTTATTGTGGACGATTTGATGGCAACAGGTGGATCAATAACAGCTACAGCTAATCTTCTGAAGACTTGTGGTGCGGAGGTGATTGGTTGTGTAGTTGTGATGGAACTTGTTACATTAAACGGACGGAATAACATACCTGATGGTATACCAGTttgttctttaataaaatatgactaG
- the LOC106721084 gene encoding myb-like protein A: MDTKIWFLLTVVTIVRSKDLSEGSDSLGTNTQKIFDENKKANPAIWRQVDNITITGDEGMKINKILVKDLREEKDGEAKIVEGGIGQQNVTIELKSPTALRGYDFHIEVYANSNNGQASTSHDASQQEAKPGKSSEEKNPINAVPNLPISLTRDEPSSTSEKPQDGLIIGGKRQNRDVENINKSNKQLNPHFNNATTEVTELKSTSIPATNKDKREDKDHEHGIAIQPIHLQEAPKMPESTARSIPTTEFKIAEEKHNHDEIHDNFDENKKQTNFDTNAKHTNTKYSQFNIREVTPNVPVNVQSPAEEGHKRHVRDVNQNIPVVETTQHLLPSSTLRNQGSTTAKAISDETNQPENSQAVPTENKQTKEHVHHDKVEEETIHEHHNHNNRFNGRYIPDRFARNRNSDSKRETSTEINKVSTTIASQSSTPIIPRINVNAATTNKPETSTGKEVNTDIKSELHINNNKRSTSEEITAHKRLTRDTTDKNNKEKPSVLPTSNLKDSPTSTTLKPEINGKTHSDINTSKVSSYSTKAPIEATEKESGNEHNNPKVDNLENKDKQRNIRGTEDNKNEAIALSTSTIKPENKETKKVQVPIQLKTPGQDVKQEPTDAKKENERITRDVTDIPKSHNDKLTPPTEITGVNVEMGMKSGEKVTKSLISTIKDDNKEQKETSTISPKIGESATQNPAQKNQPGKYPRGINKDFVGTSTTQDQYNTKNDLSTTSKPSVDLKKEISEPKQPEKSLMPSQ, from the coding sequence ATGGACACTAAGATCTGGTTTTTACTTACGGTTGTGACAATAGTTCGGTCAAAAGATCTATCCGAAGGTTCCGATAGTCTCGGAACTAATACTCAGAAAATATTTGACGAAAATAAAAAGGCGAATCCAGCGATATGGCGACAAGTGGATAATATTACTATAACTGGTGACGAAGggatgaaaattaataaaatcctCGTGAAAGATTTAAGAGAAGAAAAAGATGGAGAAGCGAAAATAGTTGAAGGAGGTATCGGCCAACAAAACGTGACTATAGAATTGAAAAGTCCTACAGCATTGAGGGGATATGACTTTCATATTGAAGTGTATGCAAATTCTAACAACGGCCAGGCTTCTACAAGTCACGACGCATCCCAACAAGAAGCAAAGCCTGGAAAATCCTCTGAAGAAAAGAATCCAATTAATGCAGTTCCAAATTTACCTATAAGTTTAACTAGAGATGAACCATCGTCAACTTCTGAAAAACCTCAGGATGGCCTTATAATAGGAGGTAAGAGACAAAACCGTGATGtcgaaaacataaataaatctaataagcAACTCAACCcacattttaataatgcaaCCACAGAAGTAACTGAACTGAAATCAACAAGCATACCGGCAACGAATAAAGACAAAAGAGAAGATAAAGATCACGAACATGGTATTGCAATTCAACCTATACACTTACAAGAAGCACCCAAAATGCCCGAATCAACTGCCAGAAGTATTCCCACAACGGAATTCAAAATAGCCGAAGAAAAACACAACCATGACGAAATCCATGATAATTTcgacgaaaataaaaaacaaacgaatttTGATACGAACGCGAAACATACCAATACTAAGTATTCTCAATTTAACATACGTGAAGTAACACCCAATGTACCTGTTAACGTGCAATCACCTGCTGAAGAAGGTCACAAGAGACATGTCCGTGACGTTAACCAGAATATTCCAGTAGTGGAAACAACTCAGCATTTATTACCTTCTAGTACATTAAGAAATCAAGGTTCTACTACAGCTAAAGCTATAAGCGATGAAACAAATCAACCAGAAAATAGTCAAGCGGTTCCAAcagaaaacaaacaaactaaagAGCACGTCCACCACGATAAAGTCGAAGAAGAAACTATACACGAACACCATAACCACAATAATAGATTTAATGGACGTTATATTCCCGACAGATTTGCTCGCAACCGTAACTCCGATTCAAAACGTGAAACTTCTACAGAAATCAACAAAGTCTCAACAACAATTGCATCACAATCTAGTACACCAATCATTCCAAGAATAAATGTAAACGCAGCTACTACAAACAAGCCTGAAACTAGCACTGGTAAGGAAGTTAATACAGACATCAAATCagaattacatattaataataacaagagGAGCACTTCTGAAGAAATCACAGCACACAAAAGGCTTACACGTGATACAActgacaaaaataacaaagaaaaaccCTCAGTATTGCCAACTAGCAACTTAAAAGACTCTCCGACTTCAACAACATTAAAACCTGAAATAAATGGAAAAACTCATTCAGATATTAATACAAGCAAAGTTAGCTCATATAGCACAAAAGCGCCAATTGAAGCTACTGAAAAAGAAAGCGGAAATGAACACAACAATCCAAAAGTAGACAATTTAGAGAATAAAGACAAGCAAAGAAATATTAGAGGTACTGAAGACAACAAAAACGAGGCCATTGCTTTGAGTACTTCAACTATAAAACctgaaaataaagaaacaaagaaaGTCCAAGTTCCTATTCAACTGAAAACTCCAGGTCAAGATGTTAAACAGGAACCTACAGAtgctaaaaaagaaaatgaaagaaTCACTCGCGACGTCACTGATATTCCTAAATCACACAATGACAAATTAACCCCACCGACAGAAATTACTGGTGTAAACGTCGAAATGGGAATGAAATCAGGCGAAAAAGTAACTAAATCTTTAATTTCTACTATCAAAGATGACAACAAAGAACAAAAAGAAACATCCACTATATCTCCAAAAATCGGAGAAAGCGCCACACAAAATCCTGCCCAAAAAAATCAACCCGGTAAATACCCAAGAGGAATTAATAAAGACTTTGTAGGAACGTCGACTACTCAAGAccaatataatacaaaaaatgacTTAAGTACCACAAGTAAACCTTCAGTTGAtctgaaaaaagaaatatctgaACCTAAACAGCCAGAAAAATCTTTAATGCCATcacaataa
- the LOC106721079 gene encoding myb-like protein X — MLSSNDIERLIAEKRHDIEREKIDLGLSRSLDNNVEESKENNSSKKVQISKKVSENNYVKPDDRLLKEGNSLEEEIPADLERYIRRCTGLPIMLKAGEYSPNNPLVRGERAGTGDVMLGLGEYERRRNTLRRIRQQQYREYLDQQAKLKQEAKEKAERERREREEKERAREEERERERREIEFPSPVRRRASLNYGHDVSSGSNNTYVTKVDTAVQVESVTRPLSVAVQTEDVGLYPVPLVHKKLTQAERELSPRVAGEETHKWTEDWTQWKERRRSYGDFNDHITSGVRRSNKEKLLGDLRHTYMPSIFDADAIQLRNLQAEKEAAARRQFYQQELKNQILEQQRIREERKNREKMLEEAEMRRLEEQLRALKSAQTHETYRQIDQNEYMKEHSSEYEKKRAKLQNEIEEEKRTLLRSMSHKPVTNVSRDMTQTSHSEKTSKLPFYYQNKTNNKPPYSINIPENSIFSQNYDIDSYLRKNLNPSRESLMSNNLRELRVDNTDKIKHVKDNKNTKDNYTEHKYTRDSYTENKTTQENYTENKNTRQNYTENKNTRENYTESKNTRQNYTENKNTRENYTESKNTRQNYTENKNTRENYTENKNTRQNYIENGATRENYTENKSRENYTDNKNTRENYTDNKNTRENYTDNKNNNIIIEKALIHTQPKRTKEDTLPIPVLKHNPIKITNDINKNTELSKEMQIVDDKWKIPVVQKNILKILPKDDGKNINILTQLGSIRRQLQLEQLKLDNMIAKDDEV; from the exons ATGTTATCATCGAATGATATAGAGAGGTTAATTGCAGAGAAGAGGCATGACATAGAGAGGGAGAAAATTGATTTGGGCTTATCAAGATCACTAGATAAT AATGTAGAagaaagtaaagaaaataatagcaGTAAGAAAGTACAGATCTCAAAAAAAGTGTCGGAAAATAATTATGTGAAACCAGATGATAGATTACTGAAGGAAGGAAATTCACTCGAAGAAGAAATACCTGCAGATTTAGAAAGATATATACGC CGTTGCACGGGACTGCCAATAATGCTGAAGGCGGGCGAGTACTCTCCCAACAACCCGCTGGTGCGCGGTGAGCGGGCGGGGACGGGCGATGTGATGCTCGGCCTCGGCGAATATGAGCGCAGGCGGAATACATTGCGGAGGATACGTCAGCAGCAGTATAGGGAGTATTTAGATCAG cAAGCGAAATTAAAACAAGAGGCCAAAGAGAAAGCGGAACGTGAACGTCGCGAAAGAGAAGAGAAGGAGAGAGCGAGAGAAGAAgagagagaacgagagagGAGAGAGATAGAATTTCCCAGTCCCGTCAGAAGAAGAGCGAGTTTAAACTACGGACATGATGTATCCAGCGGCAGCAACAATACTTACGTTAC CAAGGTAGACACGGCAGTGCAAGTGGAGAGTGTTACACGTCCGCTGTCAGTCGCTGTGCAGACTGAAGACGTCGGTCTCTACCCG GTACCACTTGTGCATAAGAAGTTAACACAGGCAGAGAGAGAACTGTCTCCCAGAGTGGCAGGGGAGGAGACACATAAGTGGACAGAGGACTGGACGCAATGGAAGGAGAGGAGAAGGAGCTATGGCGATTTTAATG ATCATATTACAAGTGGAGTGAGAAGGAGTAATAAAGAGAAGTTGTTAGGAGATCTGCGTCATACCTACATGCCGTCAATATTTGACGCGGATGCGATACAACTGCGCAACTTGCAAGCTGAGAAG GAGGCGGCAGCTCGGCGTCAGTTCTACCAGCAGGAGTTGAAGAACCAGATCCTGGAGCAGCAGCGGATACGAGAGGAGAGGAAGAACAGAGAGAA GATGTTAGAAGAAGCAGAGATGCGTCGTCTGGAGGAGCAGCTGAGAGCACTAAAGTCTGCGCAGACACACGAGACATACAGACAGATAGATCAGAatgaatat atgAAAGAACATTCATCGGAATATGAGAAGAAAAGAGCCAAACTCCAGAATGAGATAGAGGAAGAGAAGAGAACTCTCCTCAGATCTATGTCACACAAACCTGTCACCAATGTGTCACGTGACATGACACAAACCTCACACAGCGAGAAAACATCTAAACTACCATTttactatcaaaataaaaccaataatAAACCGCcatattcaattaatattccagaaaattctatattttcaCAAAACTACGACATCGATAGTTATTTAAGAAAGAATTTAAATCCAAGTCGAGAAAGTTTAATGTCAAATAACTTGAGAGAATTAAGAGTTGataatacagataaaataaaacatgtcaaagacaacaaaaatacTAAAGACAATTACACTGAACATAAATATACCAGAGATAGTTACacggaaaataaaacaacacaaGAGAATTacacagaaaataaaaatacacgaCAAAATTAcacggaaaataaaaatacacgaGAAAATTACACAGAAAGTAAAAATACACGACAAAATTAcacggaaaataaaaatacacgaGAAAATTACACAGAAAGTAAAAATACACGACAAAATTAcacggaaaataaaaatacgcgAGAGAATTacacagaaaataaaaatacacgaCAAAATTACATAGAAAATGGAGCTACACGAGAGAATTACACGGAAAATAAATCCAGAGAAAAttacacagataataaaaacaccAGAGAAAAttacacagataataaaaacaccAGAGAAAAttacacagataataaaaataacaatataataatagaaaaagcTCTAATACATACACAACCGAAACGTACCAAAGAAGATACTTTACCAATACCAGTGTTAAAACATAAtccaattaaaataactaatgatataaataaaaatacagaattAAGTAAAGAAATGCAAATAGTTGATGATAAATGGAAAATACCAGTTGTacaaaagaatatattaaaaatattaccaaaagATGAtgggaaaaatattaatattttaacacaattaGGTTCAATCAGACGACAATTACAATTGGAACAATTAAAACTTGATAATATGATAGCTAAAGATGATGAAGTCTGA